One Solea solea chromosome 5, fSolSol10.1, whole genome shotgun sequence genomic window carries:
- the LOC131460096 gene encoding uncharacterized protein LOC131460096: MEAIRRLSVMTLSSRVFLKGISQNVALNKRGHSPMWGRSSMRGYYAIKYPVLEGHAHVRVVDLRTDAVNIPVPAVLRAMGAAAGNGEVHVTELQKMAADMCGMEDALLVPTATMGNLIAVMAHCSERGDEMIVGDLSHLHMYEQGGSAQVAGIHTTTVTTLPDGTFDLEQLESRIRLGYPLTYYCHTRLICLENTHNAQGGRVMPLSFLQDVRALADRYGLSVHMDGARVVNAAVAQGVPLSTILQHTHSVTISLCKVLGSPAGAILAGPRDYIKRAKRCCRVLGGSLAKAGVLGAAGKVSLQHSIMMGRLEQDHRNAKIFAQAVHDCDLFTLDMASVETNIVLFYLNGCSWSPSEFCDRMGMVCEKEKAVLGQQIQVPMYPFYGNSIRAVWHPMVTAEDTQLAIKKLHFVISQYMEEKPRAIKA, translated from the exons ATGGAGGCGATCAGAAGACTGTCTGTTATGACATTATCATCCAGGGTTTTTTTGAAAGGGATTAGTCAAAATGTGGCTTTAAATAAACGGGGTCATTCTCCTATGTGGGGACGGAGCTCTATGCGAGGCTACTACGCAATCAAGTATCCTGTGCTGGAAGGACATGCCCATGTGCGGGTGGTTGACCTCCGCACTGATGCGGTCAACATACCTGTGCCTGCAGTGCTTCGGGCCATGGGAGCGGCTGCGGGCAATGGAGAAGTGCACGTTACTG AGCTACAGAAAATGGCAGCAGATATGTGTGGGATGGAGGATGCACTGTTGGTCCCCACAGCAACCATGGGTAACCTTATTGCAG TGATGGCGCACTGCAGTGAGAGGGGCGACGAGATGATAGTGGGCGACTTGTCCCATTTGCACATGTACGAGCAAGGAGGAAGTGCACAG GTGGCCGGCATCCACACCACCACAGTGACCACCCTCCCTGATGGGACATTTGACTTGGAGCAGCTGGAATCAAGGATCCGCCTTGGATACCCTTTAACCTATTACTGCCACACACGCCTAATATGTCTGGAGAACACACATAACGCACAGGGAGGACGTGTGATGCCTCTGTCCTTCCTGCAGGAT GTTCGGGCTTTGGCAGATAGATACGGTCTATCAGTTCACATGGATGGAGCCAGGGTGGTGAATGCTGCCGTGGCCCAGGGGGTTCCTCTATCCACCatactgcagcacacacacagcgtcACTATAAGCCTCTGCAAG GTCCTGGGTTCCCCTGCGGGGGCTATTCTTGCTGGACCCCGAGACTATATTAAGCGAGCGAAGCGGTGTTGTAGAGTTCTGGGAGGGTCTTTGGCAAAGGCTGGTGTATTAGGAGCAGCTGGAAAAGTGTCTTTACAGCATAGTATTATGATGGGAAGACTGGAGCAGGATCATCGCAATGCAAAAATCTTTGCTCAGG CCGTGCACGACTGTGACCTGTTCACCTTGGACATGGCGTCCGTGGAGACAAACATTGTGCTTTTCTATCTTAACGGCTGCAGCTGGAGTCCCTCTGAGTTCTGTGATCGCATGGGTATGGTTTGTGAGAAAGAAAAGGCCGTACTGGGACAGCAGATACAGGTTCCCATGTACCCGTTTTATGGAAACTCAATACGGGCTGTGTGGCATCCTATGGTGACCGCTGAAGATACCCAGCTGGCCATCAAGAAATTGCACTTTGTTATTTCTCAGTACATGGAGGAAAAACCAAGGGCCATTAAGGCTTGA